The nucleotide window tctgagtgtgtctctctcagggAGCTGGACCATCCTAACTTGTGTAAGTTCTacggaggctgtgtggaggttccCAACGTTGCCATAGTTACAGAGTACTGCCCCAAAGGCAGTCTGAATGACGTGCTGCTGAATGAGGAGATACCCCTGAACTGGGGcttcaggtaccacacacacactcttacacacacacacacacacacactcatacacacacctgaggaGAAACCCCTGAACTTCTCCCTTCTCACactcactatgtgtgtgtgtgtgtatgtgtgtatgtgtgtatatgtgtgtgtgcaggttctcCTTTGCTACAGATATCGCCCGGGGCGTGGCCTACCTGCACCAACACAAGGTGTGTCACGGACACCTCAAGTCCCTCAACTGTGTCCTCGACGACCGCTGGGTCTGCAAGATCACAGGTACCAATCTAACTCAtacctaactaactaactactgACAAACTAAACTAACTCACTTCCTCACTATACTAACTAAACTAACTCAACTACTTAACCTAACTAAACTGACCCCTCCCATCTTACTTCTTCCCCCTGTAACCCATATATTTGGgaaatatattaaatatattaaatattttttcaacctttcaaaaacagTTTTTCGAAGGTTTTTGGGGGATTTTTTTtccaacctttcaaaacctattttttgaaactttttggTGAAAATATTTTTCCAACCTTTCATAAACCTCTTTTTCGAAACATCCACCTAGACTACGGGCTGTCCACCTATCGGAGAGAGGACATGTCTGAGCCCCTGACGACCTATCagcagagactacaggaggtgtACACGCCCCCAGAGTGTCACAACTGCAACCTGGAGCCCACCCTGGCTGGAGAtgtgttcaggtacacacacacacacacacacacacacacacacacacacacctggctggagatgtgttcaggtacacacacacacacacacaccctggctggAGAtgtgttcaggtacacacacacaccctggctggAGAtgtgttcaggtacacacacacacacacacacaccctggctggAGAtgtgttcaggtacacacacacacacaccctggctggAGAtgtgttcaggtacacacacacacacaccctggctggAGAtgtgttcaggtacacacacacacacgtgaatacaCTCTCTCTGTACAGACTCTTCTATATTTCTGCAGTTATTCCATAATCCTGCTGGAGATCGCTACTCGCAGCGACCCCGTCcctgtaagtatgtgtgtgtgtgtgtcactcttgTGTTCATTCCCTGACATCCTGGCTGACCCAAGTCATCATCTCACAGGTCATGTCTGTGGGTGAAGATCAAAGGTCATTCATCAGTGGAGGCAGGGACTGTTTAAATCGTCACAGCAACAAGCATGGCATCAGACATCCTGCTGGTCATCCATCTCCATGCCAACACCATCCAATCACCATGCCAACACCGTCCCATCACCACCCACAGAAAATAACTATCTTTCCTGCTTCcaatctctccccttctcccccccttcctgctccctctcctgccccccctcccgcctcccctcctgccccccctcccgcctcccctcctgccccccctcccgcctcccctcctgcccccctcccgcctcccctcctgcccccctcccgcctctccccccccaggtggAGGAGTCCTCTCTGGAGTGTGCCTGGTGCCCCCCCCTGCCAGAGCTCATCTCAGGGAAGACAGACAACACCTGCCCCTGCCCTGCCGAGTACGTGGAGGTAGGTAGCTGATCAGGTCTGGTGTGTGGAAGAAGCTGATTGGTCAGGTCTAGGTGTGTCTGGAAGCTGATTGGTcaggtctgggtgtgtctggaaGCTGATTGGTTAGCTCTGTGTCTCCGTAGCTTATCAGGCGCTGCCGTTCTCATAACCCCGCCCACCGGCCGGCATTTGAGCAGATCAGGAAGGTCGTCCAGAGGATCAACCCTCACAAAGTCAGCCCTGTGGACATGATGATGAACCTGGTATGACCTCCACACGACCCCCACATGACCTCCACATGACCTGACCCTGGTGTTGCCCCTGGTGTTGGCCCTGGTGTTGCCCCTGGTGTTGGCCCTGGTGTTGCCCCTGGTGTTGGCCCTGGTGTTGACCCTGGTGCCCCTGACCCTGCAGATGGAGAAGTACAGTAAGCACCTGGAGGTGCTGGTGGCAGAGAGGACACAGGACCTGATGCACGAGAAACAGAAGACAGACCGGCTGCTGTACAGTacgacacacaccccacacacacacacaccccacacacacaccccccacacacacacacacacacacacaccccacacacacaccccacacacacacacaccccacacacacaccacacacacaccccacacacacacacaccccacacacacatacaccccacacacacacaccccacacacacacacacacacacacacacacacacaccccacacacacacacaccccccacacacacacacacaccccacacacacaccccacacacacacacaccccacacacacacacaccccacacacacacacaccccccacacacacaccccacacacacaccccacacacacacacacacaccccacacacacacacaccccacacacacacacacaccccacacacacacacaccccatacacacaccccacacacacaccccacacacacaccccacacacacacaccccatacacacacacacacacaggtgtccaGAGGAtcacatacgtgtgtgtgtgtgtgtgtgtaggcatgctGCCTCGTCAGGTGGCAGATGACCTGAGGCAGGGGAAGCCTTCTCAGGCCCAGAGCTTCATCAGCGCCACCGTCTTCTTCAGGtgatcctgcctctcctcccccatcccctccctccctctcctccccctccctctcctccgtctcttcccccatcctccccctccctctcctccctctccctgtctccccccatcctccccctccctctcctgcctctccctgtctcccccatcctccccctccctctcctccctctccctgtctccccccatcctccccctccctctcctccctctccctgtctccccccatcctccccctccctctcctccttctcctccccctccctctctactcactcctccctcctccctccagtgaCATCGTGGGGTTCACccatctctccagctccagTACTCCCTACCAGGTTGTAGACTTCCTCAACAAGCTCTACACAACCTTCGATGACATCATAGACAACTACGACGTCTACAAGGTGGAAACCATAGGGGACGCCTGTGAgtcagtcactctctctctcttcatctctctctctatctctctctatgcctctctctcttcatctctctctctaactctctctctacctctctctatgcctctctctcttcatctctctctatctcactattCATCTACCTCTAAatttctctctcaatctgtctctccatctaccCTTCgctctctcagtgtctctcatgtgtgtgtttctgtgagagcAGACATGGTGGTGTCAGGTGTGCCCAGGGAGAACGGCATCCAGCACGCGTCTGAGATCTGCAGCATGGCTCTGGACCTGGTGGCTGTTTGTCGCAGCTTCAGAATCCCTCACAAACCCAACACCTTGCTGCAGATACGTGCTGGTAtacactcaggtaacacacactcaacaccctGCTGCAGATACGTGCTGGTAtacactcaggtaacacacactcaacaccctGCTGCAGATACGTGCTGGTAtacactcaggtaacacacactcaacaccttGCTGCAGATACGTGCTGGTAtacactcaggtaacacacactcaacaccttGCTGCAGATACGTGCTGGTAtacactcaggtaacacacactcaacaccttGCTGCAGATACGTGCTGGTAtacactcaggtaacacacactcaacaccttGCTGCAGATACGTGCTGGTAtacactcaggtaacacacactcaacaccttGCTGCAGATACGCGCTGGTAtacactcaggtaacacacactcaacaccttGCTGCAGATACGTGCTGGTAtacactcaggtaacacacactcaacaccttGCTGCAGATACGCGCTGGTAtacactcaggtaacacacactcaacaccttGCTGCAGATACGTGCTGGTAtacactcaggtaacacacactcaacaccctGCTGCAGATACGTGCTGGTAtacactcaggtaacacacactcaacaccctGCTGCAGATACGCGCTGGTAtacactcaggtaacacacactcaacaccctGCTGCAGATACGTGCTGGTAtacactcaggtaacacacactcaacaccctGCTGCAGATACGCGCTGGTAtacactcaggtaacacacactcaacaccttGCTGCAGATACGCGCTGGTAtacactcaggtaacacacactcaacaccttGCTGCAGATACGTGCTGGTAtacactcaggtaacacacactcaacaccttGCTGCAGATACGTGCTGGTATACACTcaggtaacaaacacacacacacacccacgctccTGGCTTTGTGTTGCAGGTCCGGTGGTGGCTGGTGTGGTCGGCAGCAAGATGCCTCGCTACTGTTTGTTTGGAGACACAGTCAACACAGCCTCCAGGATGGAGTCCACCAGCGAGGGTGAGGAGCTAGCGCTGGCTAGGGAAGGGCTGGCACACTGAACACTGGGCTCTCTATTAGAATGGAGGCAGATGCTAATGCTAGGGACGAGACCATCTTCAGCAGTGGCTAATGCTATGGAAATATGAATCTCAATGACAGTAGAATGTCTAtggcagagacagaggaagcTAACGCTAGGGAAGTGTGTCCTCAGCCCTGAAGATCCAGTGCAGCTCCGGTACATTCTACCTGTTGGAGGAGATAGGAGGCTATGTGCTAAACTGCAGAGGCATGCTCCAGGTcaaggtcagcacacacacacaaaaactgtaACTTCAGATGATGCATACAACATCTAGTTCTGCCTTTCTGTTCTACATGGATCAAATactgtccctcccctctctcccctccctccccgcctcccctccctcccctctctcccctcccccccctctctcccctccccccccctccctcccctctctcccctcccctctctcccccccctccctccctccccctcctccctcccctcccccgctccctcccctctctcccccagggtaAGGGGGATATGGTGACCTACTGGCTGGAGGGGAAGCAGGCGTCCCTGTCCTGTAAGGACCCCTACCACGACCCCTCCAGGGTGTCGAGTAGGAAGCCTGCCGTGGTTcctgacagtgacagagagcTGTACTCCTCCATGCCAGGCTTCCTCAACCACGACCTGCTGCTGGACcctgcctgacccctgaccccctcatGCTGGACcctgcctgacccctgacctttaaccccctCATGCTGGATCCTgcctgacctctcaccccctcaTGCTGGACCCTGCCTGAACCCTGACCCCCTCACGCTGGATcctgcctgacccctgacctctaacCCCCTGATGCTGGAACTTCCTGTATCTGTAGTAGTTCCCAAGCTAAAAGATTGTTATACTTAAAGCATGACTACAAAGTACAAACATGTTGTCAAAAGGTATGTGAATATACAAAATCAGTCCTTTTTCAATACACTTCCAACTGTGTAGAAAAAGATCAATACAATGAACATTTATTATGCTCTCATGTAATACATCTAAGTTAGATTTAAGTTCAGTCTTTTTTCACTTGGGtcatttcaaatgtttttttctctctctctctctgttctcataGTGGTCCTCCACTGTtgtgaagctctctctctctctccccccttctctccctgtgcTCGTGTTGTCCTcaccaggttagggttaggattagttccTGAGTTGTTCTtgtttggggttagggttagtttctGTGTTGTTCCTCtgtttggggttagggttagtttctgtgttgttcctgtttggggttagggttagttcctGTGTTGTTCCTCtgtttggggttagggttagtttctGTGTTGTTCCTCtgtttggggttagggttagttcctGTGTGGTTCCTGTTTGGGGTTAGTTCCTGTGTTGTTCCTGTTTGGGTTATTAAAGCTTCTTAACTCTGCTCCTGTCCTGACACATCCTTTCACACCAAtgacctttaaccctaacccaacaacCCCCACCCTTACCACATCAcattagagaggaggaggagagagacaaggattagagggaggagagagaagagcattAGAGTGAAGGAGCAGGGACAGAAGGAGCAGGGACAGAAGCAGCAGGGACAGAAGCAGCAGGGACAGAAGGAGCAGGGACAGAAGGAGCAGGGACAGAAGGAGCAGGGACAGAAGgagcagggacagagggagcaAGGACAGAAGCAGCAGGGACAGAAGGAGCAGGGACAGAAGGAGCAGGGACAGAAGGAGCAGGGACAGAAGCAGCAGGGACAGAAGGAGCAGGGACAGAAGGAGCAGGGACAGAAGCAGCAGGGACAGAAGGAGCAGGGACAGAAGGAGCAGGGACAGAAGGAGCAGGGACAGAAGCAGCAGGGACAGAAGCAGCAGGGACAGAAGGAGCAGGGACAGAAGGAGCAGGGACAGAAGGAGCAGGGACAGAAGGAGCAGGGACAGAAGCAGCAGGGACAGAAGGAGCAGGGACAGAAGGAGCAGGGACAGAAGGAGCAGGGACAGAAGGAGCAGGGAATATGTGTGTTGAAAGGACAGTAAGGGGATGTGTCTATGCCTGTGAAtatctgtgtggatgtgtgtgtgtgtgtgtgagtgtgtgtggagacagagaaCTGCCTCCTGCAGCTGTTGAGGTGAGCCCTCGGGGTTCAGACAAGAGGAGCTCCAGAACTCTCCAACAGCTGAGACTGCAACAACCTTTATTcactctacctgtgtgtgtgtgtgtgtgtgcgaaatgTCACACTGAGGAAAACATCCTGATTACATCTA belongs to Osmerus mordax isolate fOsmMor3 chromosome 23, fOsmMor3.pri, whole genome shotgun sequence and includes:
- the LOC136967956 gene encoding atrial natriuretic peptide receptor 1-like; this encodes MIRTFATELLFVSPVFGWHDLDNSEYDCWPLDKPDELNMIDCGGLEMAWLDRPPDTVKVGEVFTVSYSVTTQDSFYQWALDNSIFTHSSIVDVAAAKSFCEDHECPANWRDANEDNCCIHHANIHSCPLGYMTTERICGPWIPDDGQIFTHTISTSGKMSQTNWTAKVVLTHVGLTSLIAHIRVGLMQVALEAKSTVLPATHCGDSVCEQDEQCSTCPADCGECPMSTSIKLAISLPAALVSISFFCTAMWFRYQKQRMFWDESWIIEYGQIKQDQMTRTTMGSIISVPLANSDSNTSCVTALSSCTTQHASRKNLFTLTGMYDGRSVAIKRIHTKTFSLSKSIRQEVKQVRELDHPNLCKFYGGCVEVPNVAIVTEYCPKGSLNDVLLNEEIPLNWGFRFSFATDIARGVAYLHQHKVCHGHLKSLNCVLDDRWVCKITDYGLSTYRREDMSEPLTTYQQRLQEVYTPPECHNCNLEPTLAGDVFSYSIILLEIATRSDPVPVEESSLECAWCPPLPELISGKTDNTCPCPAEYVELIRRCRSHNPAHRPAFEQIRKVVQRINPHKVSPVDMMMNLMEKYSKHLEVLVAERTQDLMHEKQKTDRLLYSMLPRQVADDLRQGKPSQAQSFISATVFFSDIVGFTHLSSSSTPYQVVDFLNKLYTTFDDIIDNYDVYKVETIGDAYMVVSGVPRENGIQHASEICSMALDLVAVCRSFRIPHKPNTLLQIRAGIHSGPVVAGVVGSKMPRYCLFGDTVNTASRMESTSEALKIQCSSGTFYLLEEIGGYVLNCRGMLQVKGKGDMVTYWLEGKQASLSCKDPYHDPSRVSSRKPAVVPDSDRELYSSMPGFLNHDLLLDPA